CGTCTTATCCTGGAGGGAGATGATGACGTGAACGGGTTCGGGTATATTGAGTTTTTCCCGGTAGCTCTCAAATTCCATGGCGATTTTAATATCCGTGATAGACGGGCGAGCAGGGCTGAAGGTATGCGAATGATAAAAGGCCCTCAGGGTGACGCCTTTCTGACGAATGTCCTTTTGCGCTTGTGACATTTCCTGGGCATCCATTTGGAAGGCGATATCGGCCCGTTCCTCCGGTGACAGTTGTTTGAGGTCTGACAGTTTCGCCTGATCGAAGCGGGCCAGTTCGGCTTCACTCATGTTGGCCAGGATGTTGGTAATGCGATAATGCTCGGTAATGACCTGGTCCGCGCCGGCCAGAATGCCGCAGCATTCATGAGGGTCCAGGGCCCGCGCATGCGCGATCATGTCTTCCCAAATGTCTGAAGGAA
This is a stretch of genomic DNA from Flavobacteriales bacterium. It encodes these proteins:
- a CDS encoding M67 family metallopeptidase, giving the protein MIAHARALDPHECCGILAGADQVITEHYRITNILANMSEAELARFDQAKLSDLKQLSPEERADIAFQMDAQEMSQAQKDIRQKGVTLRAFYHSHTFSPARPSITDIKIAMEFESYREKLNIPEPVHVIISLQDKTTPVIRAYRIQDSTATEVPVERR